A single window of Acanthopagrus latus isolate v.2019 chromosome 1, fAcaLat1.1, whole genome shotgun sequence DNA harbors:
- the xpo1a gene encoding exportin-1 — MPAEMTMLADHPARQLLDFSQKLDINLLDNVVNSMYHDIGSQQRVAQEVLTNLKDHPDAWTRVDTILEFSQNMKTKYYALQILETVIKTRWKILPRNQCEGIKKYVVGLIIKTSSDPANMEKEGVYISKLNMILVQILKQEWPKHWPTFISDIVGASRTSESLCQNNMIILKLLSEEVFDFSSGQMTQVKAKHLKDSMCNEFSQIFQLCQFVMENSQNAPLVHATLETLLRFLNWIPLGYIFETKLISTLVYKFLNVPMFRNVTLKCLTEIAGVSVNQYEEQFVNLFTLTMCQLKQMLPLNTNIRLAYANGKDDEQNFIQNLSLFLCTFLKEHGQLIEKRPNLRETLMEALHYMLLVSEVEETEIFKICLEYWNHLAAELYRESPFSTSSTPLLSDVPPRRHLYLPVLSQVRLLMVSRMAKPEEVLVVENDQGEVVREFMKDTDAINLYKNMRETLVYLTHLDYADTERIMTEKLHNQVNGTEWSWRNLNMLCWAIGSISGAMHEEDEKRFLVTVIKDLLGLCEQKRGKDNKAIIASNIMYIVGQYPRFLRAHWKFLKTVVNKLFEFMHETHDGVQDMACDTFIKIAQKCRRHFVQVQVGEVMPFIDEILNNINTIICDLQPQQVHTFYEAVGYMIAASNDQAVQELLIEKYMLLPNQVWDSIIQQATKNVDILKDAETVRQLGSILKTNVRACKAVGHPFVVQLGRIYLDMLNVYKCLSENISSAVQTNGEMVTKQPLIRSMRTVKRETLKLISGWVSRSNDPQMVGENFVPPLLEAVLIDYQRNVPAAREPEVLSTMATIVNKLGVHITGEIPKIFDAVFECTLNMINKDFEEFPEHRTHFFYLLQAATSQCFPAFLSIAPAQFKLILDSIIWAFKHTMRNVADTGLQILYTLLQNVSNEEAAAQSFYQTYFCDILQHIFSVVTDTSHTAGLTMHATILAYMFNLVEEGKVSVALSAASPANNQAHVQEYIANLLKTAFPHLQDAQVKVFVTGLFSLNQDIPAFKEHLRDFLVQIKEFAGEDTTDLFLEERETALRQAQEEKHKLQMSVPGILNPHELPEEMCD, encoded by the exons ATGCCAGCAGAAATGACGATGTTGGCGGATCACCCAgccagacagctgctggacttCAGTCAGAAATTGGACATCAACCTGTTGGACAATGTTGTCAACTCCATGTACCACGACATTGGATCCCAG CAACGAGTGGCCCAGGAAGTTCTCACCAACCTGAAGGACCATCCAGATGCCTGGACGAGGGTCGACACCATCCTGGAGTTCTCTCAGAACATGAAAACTAAA TATTATGCACTGCAGATTCTGGAGACAGTCATCAAAACACGCTGGAAGATTCTCCCTCGAAATCAGTGTGAAG GCATCAAGAAATACGTTGTTGGCTTGATCATCAAGACTTCTTCTGATCCAGCAAACATGGAG AAGGAGGGAGTGTACATTTCCAAACTCAACATGATCCTCGTACAG ATCCTGAAGCAGGAATGGCCCAAACACTGGCCCACCTTCATCAGTGATATTGTGGGTGCGAGTCGGACCAGCGAGAGCCTCTGTCAGAACAACATGATCATCCTCAAACTGCTCAGCGAAGAGgtttttgacttctccagtggCCAGATGACCCAGGTGAAGGCCAAGCACCTCAAAGACAg CATGTGCAACGAGTTCTCCCAAATATTCCAGCTGTGCCAGTTTGTGATG GAAAACTCCCAGAATGCCCCACTGGTCCACGCCACGCTTGAGACTCTGCTTCGCTTCCTGAACTGGATTCCTTTAGGATACATCTTTGAGACCAAGCTCATCAGCACTCTGGTCTACAAG tttttaaacgTGCCCATGTTTCGCAACGTGACGCTGAAATGTTTGACGGAGATCGCCGGCGTGAGCGTCAACCAGTACGAGGAGCAGTTTGTCAAcctgtttaccctcaccatgTGCCAGCTcaaacag ATGCTGCCTTTGAACACGAACATCAGACTGGCCTACGCCAACGGGAAGGACGACGAGCAGAACTTCATCCAGAACctcagcctgttcctctgcacGTTCCTCAAAGAACACGGCCAGCTCATCGAGAAGAGACCCAACCTGCGAGAGACGCTCATGGAG GCCCTGCACTACATGCTGCTGgtgtcagaggtggaggagacggagatCTTCAAGATCTGCCTGGAGTACTGGAACCACCTGGCAGCCGAGCTCTACAGGGAGAGTCCCTTCTCAACCTCCAGCACCCCGCTGCTGTCTGACGTCCCGCCTCGCAGACACCTCTACCTGCCTGTGCTCTCCCAG GTTCGTTTGCTGATGGTGAGCCGGATGGCCAAACCAGAGGaggtgctggtggtggagaACGACCAGGGCGAGGTGGTCAGGGAGTTCATGAAGGACACAGACGCCATTAACCTTTACAAGAACATGAGAGAGACTCTTG TGTATCTGACTCATCTGGATTATGCCGACACCGAACGCATCATGACAGAGAAGCTCCACAACCAGGTGAACGGCACCGAGTGGTCGTGGAGGAATCTGAACATGCTCTGCTGGGCCATCGGCTCCATCAGCGGGGCGATGCACGAGGAGGACGAGAAGAGGTTCCTGGTCACAGTCATCAAG GACCTGCTCGGCTTGTGTGAGCAGAAACGAGGGAAGGACAATAAGGCCATCATAGCATCAAACATCATGTACATCGTGGGCCAGTATCCTCGCTTCCTCCGAGCCCACTGGAAGTTCCTCAAGACTGTCGTCAACAAGCTGTTTGAGTTCATGCACG AGACCCACGACGGTGTGCAGGACATGGCATGTGACACCTTCATCAAGATCGCCCAGAAGTGCCGGCGTCATTTTGTTCAGGTTCAGGTGGGCGAGGTGATGCCTTTCATCGATGAGATcctcaacaacatcaacaccatcatctgcgacctgcagccacagcag GTCCACACGTTTTACGAGGCCGTTGGCTACATGATTGCCGCCTCGAACGATCAGGCCGTTCAGGAGCTGCTTATAGAGAAGTACATGCTGCTGCCTAACCAGGTGTGGGACAGCATCATCCAGCAGGCCACAAAG AACGTGGACATCCTGAAGGACGCAGAGACGGTGCGTCAGCTGGGCAGCATCCTAAAGACAAACGTCAGAGCTTGTAAAGCTGTTGGTCACCCGTTTGTGGTCCAGCTGGGGCGAATCTACCTGGACATGCTCAACGTCTACAAGTGCCTGAGTGAAAACATCTCCTCAGCTGTCCAGACCAACG GTGAGATGGTGACCAAACAGCCTCTGATCAGGAGTATGAGGACAGtgaagagagagacactgaagcTGATCTCCGGCTGGGTCAGTCGCTCAAACGACCCTCAGATG GTGGGAGAGAACTTCGTGCCCCCCCTGCTGGAGGCGGTGCTCATCGACTACCAGAGGAACGTCCCGGCTGCCCGGGAGCCCGAAGTCCTCAGCACCATGGCAACCATCGTCAACAAGCTGGGAGTCCACATCACGGGAGAAATCCCCAAGATCTTTGATGCCGTCTTTGAGTGCACTTTGAACATGATCAACAAG GACTTTGAAGAATTCCCAGAACACAGAACCCATTTCTTCTACCTCCTTCAAGCCGCCACCTCCCAGTGCTTCCCCGCCTTCCTGTCCATCGCTCCGGCCCAGTTCAAACTGATCCTGGACTCCATCATCTGGGCCTTCAAGCACACGATGAGGAACGTGGCTGACACAG GTCTTCAGATCCTGTACACTCTCCTGCAGAACGTGTCTAAcgaggaggcagcagctcagagctTCTACCAGACGTACTTCTGCGACATCCTACAGCACATCTTCTCTGTGGTCACGGATACCTCTCACACTGCAG GTCTGACCATGCACGCCACCATCTTGGCCTACATGTTCAacctggtggaggaggggaaggtCAGCGTTGCTCTGAGTGCTGCCAGTCCAGCCAACAACCAGGCGCACGTCCAGGAGTACATCGCCAACCTGCTGAAGACGGCCTTCCCCCACCTGCAAGA TGCCCAGGTGAAGGTGTTTGTAACGGGTCTGTTCAGCCTGAATCAGGACATCCCCGCCTTCAAGGAGCACCTGAGGGACTTCCTCGTGCAGATCAAG GAGTTTGCTGGCGAGGACACGACGGACCTGTtcctggaggagagggagacggCCCTGCGCCAAGcccaggaggagaaacacaagctCCAGATGTCGGTGCCCGGCATCCTCAACCCTCACGAGCTGCCGGAGGAGATGTGcgactga